A genomic region of Miscanthus floridulus cultivar M001 chromosome 3, ASM1932011v1, whole genome shotgun sequence contains the following coding sequences:
- the LOC136544513 gene encoding putative disease resistance protein RGA3: MAMILDAFVPMLGRMVAGAVKERLDMLLGVPGEMERLEVTLEDLVNVLGDAEMKRITDTAVDAWVRELKDVMYDADDVLDQWQMEARSGDAPKRSFPGAGCCVPLFTCFRDPVLAHAMAAQIKELNRRLESVSRRSSMFHFVNASSSSVPLRQQSASSSNGKTSSVIVHADLVGEKIEQDANALVEALTTDDQSDNVIVVGITGAGGIGKTTLAKRVFADQHVRDEFDLRVWVCVSQDVNETDLLWSAIVGAGGGHHHQHAATPPDRSWLEPALQRAVSGKKVLLVLDDVWSDVAWKKVLENAFRAGARGGSRVLVTTRKEMVALQMKVVHIHRVEKLQPEDGWRLLKNQVVLGRNPTDIENFKDIGMEIVTRCDCLPLAIKTVGGLLCTKERTFRDWEEVSRSAAWSVAGLPKEVHNAIYLSYADLPPHLKQCFLHCSLFPKDEVIKRVDVVQMWIAEGFVQDDGGTSTLLEDVGNMYYKELVMRNLLEPDDQYYDQSGCTMHDLLRSFANYLAKDEALVLTQGQSLCNMKTKTKLRRLSVATENVLPSTFNNQKQLRALMILRSTTVELDKFLHDLPKLRVLHLGGVNLTTLPPSLSDLKHLRYLELSGTMINTIPDSIGDLKYLQYIGLINCINLFSLPGSIVRLHKLRALHIKGANVNEIPKGIGKLENLVELTGFLTQNDDTTGWNSLEELGHLSQLSLLYLSNLEKARTSSVAKKANLQGKRHLRYLSLECTTRIGSGSQIKDNIQQEKHQIEDVFEELCPPACLENLSLVGFFGHQLPKWMSSGKMALKYLRSIKLEDCTYCEQLPALGHLLSLDFLLIKHAPSITRIGHEFFCSSNVTQMNQQMLFPRLEKLGFDRLDGWEEWIWDKELEQAMPNIFSLKITKCKLKYFPPGLVHQTRALKELIISEACNLTSVANFLLSDLHLYANPKLEMLANLPKLRRLSVIQCPKLNVLMGLTELQSITLQDYGAELFPQYLKETSAAKLEVFCNEELFKLVILQEGSEWCKIKNIQNVKAYAPKGGDCKGWYALYTKEPFSLITNNKGCEIFEIA; the protein is encoded by the exons ATGGCTATGATCCTAGATGCGTTCGTCCCCATGCTGGGGCGAATGGTCGCTGGCGCCGTGAAGGAGAGGCTTGACATGCTCCTCGGCGTGCCCGGGGAGATGGAAAGGCTCGAGGTCACACTGGAGGACCTCGTCAATGTTCTCGGCGATGCCGAGATGAAGCGCATCACCGACACGGCCGTCGACGCCTGGGTCCGGGAGCTCAAGGACGTCATGTACGACGCCGATGACGTCCTCGACCAGTGGCAGATGGAGGCCCGCAGCGGCGACGCGCCCAAGCGCTCGTTCCCTGGCGCCGGCTGCTGCGTGCCCCTCTTCACGTGCTTCCGGGACCCGGTGCTCGCGCACGCCATGGCGGCGCAAATCAAGGAGCTGAACCGGAGGCTGGAGAGCGTCAGCCGTCGGAGCTCCATGTTTCACTTCGTCAATGCTTCGTCCTCGTCCGTCCCGCTCCGGCAGCAATCGGCATCCAGCAGCAACGGTAAGACGAGCTCGGTGATCGTCCACGCCGATCTTGTCGGCGAGAAGATCGAGCAGGACGCGAACGCGCTGGTGGAGGCGTTGACCACCGACGACCAGAGCGACAATGTCATCGTCGTCGGCATCACAGGCGCCGGCGGGATCGGGAAGACCACCCTCGCCAAGAGGGTCTTCGCAGACCAGCACGTGCGTGACGAGTTCGACCTCAGGGTCTGGGTGTGCGTGTCGCAGGACGTGAATGAGACTGACCTGCTGTGGTCGGCCATCGTCGGCGCCGGAGgcggccaccaccaccagcacGCCGCCACGCCGCCGGACAGGTCGTGGCTCGAGCCCGCGCTCCAGCGGGCCGTCTCGGGAAAGAAGGTCCTGCTGGTGTTGGACGACGTGTGGAGCGACGTGGCCTGGAAGAAGGTGCTCGAGAATGCGTTCAGGGCCGGTGCTCGTGGTGGCAGCAGGGTGCTCGTCACGACGAGGAAAGAGATGGTTGCCCTGCAGATGAAGGTCGTGCACATCCACCGCGTCGAGAAGCTGCAGCCTGAAGATGGGTGGCGCTTACTCAAGAACCAG GTTGTCTTGGGCAGGAATCCAACTGATATAGAAAATTTTAAAGACATCGGTATGGAGATTGTCACAAGATGTGATTGCTTGCCGCTTGCAATTAAGACAGTTGGTGGACTATTGTGCACAAAAGAAAGAACATTCAGAGATTGGGAGGAAGTTTCAAGGAGTGCTGCATGGTCTGTCGCAGGACTACCTAAAGAAGTTCATAATGCCATTTATTTGAGCTATGCTGATTTGCCACCTCACCTGAAACAATGTTTCCTACACTGCTCCCTTTTTCCAAAAGACGAAGTTATCAAACGGGTGGATGTTGTTCAAATGTGGATCGCTGAGGGATTTGTACAAGATGATGGAGGAACCTCAACACTACTTGAAGATGTAGGAAACATGTATTACAAAGAATTAGTCATGCGTAACCTACTTGAGCCTGATGACCAATATTATGATCAATCAGGATGCACAATGCATGATCTTCTTCGATCATTTGCCAATTACTTGGCAAAAGATGAAGCATTAGTTCTTACACAGGGCCAAAGTTTATGCAACATGAAGACAAAAACTAAGCTGCGTCGGCTGTCCGTAGCAACCGAAAATGTGCTCCCAAGTACCTTCAATAATCAGAAGCAACTAAGAGCACTGATGATACTCCGAAGCACCACAGTTGAGCTGGATAAGTTTTTGCATGACCTGCCTAAGCTACGAGTACTACATCTCGGGGGTGTAAACCTCACAACCTTGCCGCCTTCTTTGTCTGATCTGAAGCATTTAAGATACTTGGAGCTGTCTGGTACCATGATAAATACAATCCCAGACTCGATTGGAGACTTGAAATATCTGCAATATATTGGTCTGATAAATTGTATAAATTTGTTCAGTCTTCCTGGGAGCATAGTGAGGCTGCATAAGTTGAGAGCTCTTCACATCAAGGGGGCCAATGTGAATGAAATCCCCAAGGGGATAGGGAAACTAGAAAATCTTGTTGAGTTAACTGGTTTTTTAACACAAAATGATGATACTACAGGTTGGAACAGTCTGGAAGAGCTAGGACACCTGTCCCAACTCAGCCTCTTGTATCTAAGCAACCTAGAGAAAGCACGGACTAGCTCCGTGGCTAAGAAAGCAAACCTTCAAGGCAAGCGCCACCTTAGATACTTAAGCTTGGAGTGCACAACAAGAATTGGTAGTGGAAGTCAGATCAAAGATAACATACAGCAGGAGAAACATCAAATTGAGGATGTCTTTGAAGAGCTGTGTCCACCGGCTTGCCTCGAAAACCTCTCACTAGTTGGATTTTTTGGACATCAACTTCCTAAATGGATGAGCTCAGGTAAGATGGCTCTTAAGTACCTAAGATCAATAAAACTCGAAGATTGTACCTATTGTGAGCAGCTCCCTGCATTGGGCCATCTCCTGAGTTTAGATTTCCTGCTGATCAAACATGCGCCATCTATTACGAGAATTGGACATGAATTTTTTTGCAGCAGCAATGTTACACAGATGAACCAACAGATGTTGTTCCCAAGGCTGGAGAAACTTGGATTTGATAGGTTGGATGGATGGGAAGAATGGATATGGGACAAGGAACTTGAGCAGGCAATGCCGAACATCTTTTCTCTGAAGATCACAAAATGCAAGTTGAAGTATTTCCCCCCAGGGCTTGTGCATCAAACCAGGGCCTTGAAAGAATTGATCATATCTGAAGCTTGCAACTTGACATCTGTCGCAAACTTCCTCCTCAGCGATCTGCATCTCTATGCCAACCCAAAGCTTGAAATGCTTGCTAATCTCCCTAAACTACGAAGACTTTCGGTTATCCAATGCCCCAAGTTGAATGTACTCATGGGTTTAACAGAACTGCAAAGCATTACATTGCAGGACTATGGTGCAGAATTATTTCCACAGTACTTGAAAGAAACCAGTGCTGCAAAGCTAGAGGTTTTCTGTAACGAAGAACTCTTTAAACTAGTAATCCTGCAAGAAGGTTCAGAGTGGTGCAAGATCAAGAATATCCAAAATGTTAAAGCATATGCTCCCAAAGGAGGCGACTGTAAAGGATGGTATGCATTATACACTAAGGAACCGTTTAGCCTGATCACAAACAACAAGGGGTGCGAAATATTTGAAATTGCATAG